cataatttattaattttattattttatactatatcaatcaaaatatttcaaatttaaaattttaataataaatagAGAGAATTATATTTGCAACCCTAATATTTGGCCAAACTCAATTTTATATACCTATTTTCATAAATTGCAGTTTGTATCCCCTACTTTGAAATCCGCTTCAACATGCACCCTTTTTGCTTAATTTTTTAGCCCTAATTGTTATCTCCAATAATATATCTCATCTTTTCTCTTCAATAATAGATATATATGTTGTTGAAGACAATAATTTGGGCAAAAAAGatgacaataatttggcaaaaaGGGTACAACTTGAACCGGATTTCAAAATAGAAAGGTGCAAACtgcaatttatgaaaataaatatacaaaattGAGTTTTGATCAATTATAAGGGGTGCAAAATGTAATTCTGCTCTTTAATACACACTTTGACAAATACTTTATTAATATATATTCGGGCATACGGTAGAAAATCCAAAAGGCACACACTAAAAAATCAGACAAAGAAATTAGAAGATAGCTTTGCACAAGTATGTTAAACTTGTTTGTATAAGTTTTAGGAAAACAGCCTGTCAGAAAATCCAAAGCTCCAAAAACATCTCTGGAAACTGGAAAGCATCCAAATAATACAAGAAAAGTACAAGGGAAGAAAAGATAAAGGAAAGGGATGTTGCAGATGTTTTTTGCAGTGGCGTTCTCAGCAGTGCCATTGACTCTGTATATTCCTCCGGTGAGAAGCTTGACTTTATTTGTGGAGACCATGGAAGAGTTGTTCAGGGAGTCAAGTCCTCGTACTAATAGGCTTTACCCACGTCTACGATATGCTTGTTCTAGGATCTTGAATTGCCTTCTTTGCAATGAAACAAGGTAGATTATTGCATCTTTTGTTATACTAATATATAGGCTAAGTTAGTTGGTTATGTTGAAAGAACTTGTACTGTGGTTAGAGTTAGTTCTGTGTCTGAGTTTGTAATTAGTTTGGTGTTCTTTGTTTTGTAAGTTCATATTTCAGTTTTTTTTAATCCATCAataaaggcagaagaaacttgGTGCTATAGATGTTTGCAGATGCCTATAGATATTATTTGACTTTTCTTGTGTTCATCTCACCTATATGTTTATCTCGTATATTTATTACAGTATGGGTCAATATTGATTTCACATGGGTATCAAATAGAGATGCACGAAAAGCCCGGGCCCGAAAATCTAGCCTGACCCGATCCGGTCAAAACCCGGTCAAGCCCAGTCCGGTCAAAGCTCGGGCTTCGGGActcgacgggccctatatttttagtCAAAGCCCAGCCCGGCCTGGTCCGGTTAAAAGCCCGGGCTTCGGCCCGGCCCGGCCGGTTAAAAGCCCGAAAAAGTCCGGTTATAATttgattattttaatatattttcttatatatttataaattcacatatactataaatataaatataaatatttggtCCACAACCCCGAGTGATTGTAGTAACCACCTTCCGCATTTAAACATTGTTGCAGATGTTGCCGCATTGTTTCAATGCAACAATACCCCTGCATTGTTTGATTGCAACAGCGCAATGAAACAATGAAGCAGTTATTTAATTTCTTAAAtaacaaaaaattatattttaatgattTAATTTGTTTTCGATAATAACGGAGTTAAAAAGTATATAACTTATTTGAACAACAACTTGTTTCTATATTTACTAATTTTATTACTACTTCCCATTTATATTATCAATTGTATAATGAGTTaagaatttaaaatttaattagatatataatcggaaaaataattaaaatattagttttaatgAAAAAAAAACGCAGATGATAACTGAAATGTTCAAAGTTATGATTGTTTATTGATCGAAAGGTGTCGTCCGAGTTATGATTGTTTATTGATCGAAAGGTGTCGTCTTCTTCGGACGACACCTTTCGATCAATAAACAATCATACTTGTTTGCCTTGAACTTTTTTGAGTGAATTCTAATTAaactattttaatttaaattttaaatatttcaaatttatgTATAATACCACATTTGTACTGTATAATGAAGTTATactgaattaaaaaaaattctataCAATTTTTCCATTTTAAATAAATaagaacaaaataaaaaaaatcccCCCTCTCGCAATGTGTCAATGCGGGAGGTGTAAATCACAGCCACAGCATATTTAAAACACGTGAGCGGGTGGTTGAAGAGCCACCTGCCGCAATGACAAAATGCGGTAGGTGGCCGAGTTATTCtaagttattttatatttttataggcaaagaaaattcaataaaatttcatttttttagtttttcacaTTTTAATATGTGCATGATAACATAACAAGAAATTTTTATATAGTTTGTTACCAAtaaatttttaacattttagaggctaagttattttatatttttataggTAAAGAAAATTcgataaaaattcattttttagtttttcacatttttaatttttaacattatatttgtttattataaattaaaaattgataaattaaattcgACAATACAAGAAagataaatattaaataatttatttcattcaaaTAGAAAAGGagtacattcaaatattttcttaAACAAAATACATAATAACTTAAACATTTTATTCCGACGAGAATGATCAAGTTTTAACGGTGTTGGAAGAACCGCATTTATCACCCTTATCGTCGTCCTTCTTCCTCTTCAACTTTTCCGCCTGCGTCTTCGCCtcattttccttttttttcttacGCTCAAGCGACATTTGAATACGGCGGAGAGGTATTGACATGTCTTCATCTCCTTCCGGCCCGTCATAAGCCACGCCATCGATAATTACATTGTTATTGTCCCAATCATAGTAGAAAACCATTTTTCGGAAAATAGAGAAGAGAATGTTGAAGAGAAATGTAGAATGAAAAAATGAGATTACAAAAGCACTATTTATAGGCTGAAAACCGGAATTTTAAAAACCAAAAATTTAATTTAGGCACAAAAAAAATGTTACGGAAGCTGAGGGGTAAGACTGTTGACTAATCTGCCGCATTGACCCAATGCGGCAGGAACGACTGCAGCAATGGGTCAATGCGGAAAGTGATTCTGCAGCAATGAGCCAA
This sequence is a window from Apium graveolens cultivar Ventura chromosome 9, ASM990537v1, whole genome shotgun sequence. Protein-coding genes within it:
- the LOC141684868 gene encoding uncharacterized protein LOC141684868, with the protein product MLQMFFAVAFSAVPLTLYIPPVRSLTLFVETMEELFRESSPRTNRLYPRLRYACSRILNCLLCNETR